One window of the Alphaproteobacteria bacterium genome contains the following:
- a CDS encoding quinone oxidoreductase — translation MTKAVVLHATGGPENLTWQDWDPGAPAAGSVRVRQTFAGLNYIDTYLRSGLYPLATLPAVLGREATGIVETLGEGVDTLRVGDRVAYASQLGGYAEVNNVPADRLVPLPDDIGDDQAAAMMLKGMTAQYLVRQTKRLGPGDTMLYHAAAGGVGLIACQWAKHLGATVIGTVGSTAKAERAKAHGCDHVINYAEEDFLDRVMALTEGRGVDYVCDAVGRTTIEKSMQALAHHGTLASYGAAAGPVAPETWAKLPPERYLVKTTLPGYTKTREQLMACAEDLFTVVRSGAVRIKIDQRYPLKDAARAHADLEARKTTGSTVLEI, via the coding sequence ATGACCAAAGCCGTCGTACTACACGCAACGGGCGGGCCGGAAAACCTGACCTGGCAGGATTGGGATCCCGGTGCACCGGCGGCGGGGTCGGTGCGTGTCCGGCAGACCTTTGCCGGCCTCAACTACATCGATACCTACCTGCGCTCGGGGCTTTATCCGTTGGCGACCCTCCCGGCAGTTCTGGGACGCGAAGCGACCGGCATCGTCGAAACATTAGGGGAGGGCGTCGATACCCTACGCGTCGGCGATCGGGTCGCCTATGCCAGCCAACTCGGCGGCTATGCCGAGGTCAACAACGTACCGGCGGACCGGTTGGTGCCGTTGCCCGACGACATCGGCGACGATCAGGCCGCCGCGATGATGCTCAAGGGCATGACCGCGCAGTACCTAGTGCGTCAGACCAAGCGCCTGGGCCCAGGCGATACCATGCTCTATCACGCCGCCGCGGGCGGCGTCGGCCTCATCGCCTGCCAATGGGCCAAACACCTCGGCGCCACAGTGATCGGCACGGTCGGTTCGACCGCCAAGGCAGAGCGTGCCAAGGCCCACGGGTGCGATCATGTCATCAACTACGCCGAAGAAGATTTCCTCGACCGGGTGATGGCGCTCACCGAAGGGCGCGGCGTCGACTATGTCTGCGACGCGGTCGGTCGGACCACGATCGAAAAATCGATGCAGGCCTTGGCCCACCACGGCACCCTCGCTTCCTACGGCGCGGCTGCCGGTCCGGTCGCACCCGAGACCTGGGCCAAACTGCCGCCCGAACGCTACTTGGTGAAGACCACCCTCCCCGGATACACCAAGACCCGCGAACAGCTCATGGCCTGCGCCGAAGATCTATTCACCGTCGTGCGCTCGGGCGCGGTCCGGATCAAGATCGACCAGCGCTACCCGCTCAAGGACGCCGCGCGCGCCCATGCCGATCTCGAGGCGCGCAAGACCACCGGATCGACCGTCCTCGAAATCTAG
- a CDS encoding rhodanese-like domain-containing protein, with protein MAQGFKDMIATANAVIDTISVHDALPLASDENVIFVDVREATERAQGTIPGSIHAPRGFLEFIADPQGPMHKPEFASGKRLVIFCASGGRSAMGTKTLTDMGIKNAVNMAGGIAAWKQAGGPIAKE; from the coding sequence ATGGCCCAAGGATTCAAAGACATGATTGCCACTGCAAATGCCGTTATCGACACCATTTCCGTCCACGACGCCCTGCCGCTCGCCAGCGATGAGAACGTCATCTTCGTCGATGTACGCGAAGCGACCGAACGCGCCCAGGGCACCATCCCAGGTTCCATCCACGCCCCCCGAGGGTTCCTCGAGTTCATTGCCGACCCCCAGGGGCCGATGCACAAGCCCGAATTCGCCAGCGGCAAACGACTCGTTATTTTCTGTGCGTCGGGCGGCCGCTCCGCCATGGGCACCAAAACGCTGACCGATATGGGGATTAAGAACGCCGTCAACATGGCTGGCGGGATTGCCGCTTGGAAACAAGCCGGCGGGCCGATCGCCAAGGAATAG
- a CDS encoding cytochrome b/b6 domain-containing protein, whose product MTADRLHDHVPVWDRFVRVAHWALVLAFAVAYLTEDDALTVHVWAGYAVGAIIVLRIVWGFVGPQHARFSDFLYRPGVIIGYLGALVRLRGRRYLGHSPAGGAMVILLLAGLLGTVGSGVWLYAVEDNRGPLAGIVSTAAPPTTSAGGYRDGGDEEHDDRDDHDGGRQSHDSDTLEEIHEVLANLTLILVFLHIGGVLLASFVHRENLPRAMITGTKRR is encoded by the coding sequence ATGACCGCCGACCGTCTCCACGACCATGTCCCCGTTTGGGACCGCTTCGTGCGCGTCGCCCATTGGGCGCTGGTCCTCGCCTTTGCGGTCGCTTACCTGACCGAGGACGACGCCCTCACCGTTCACGTGTGGGCGGGCTACGCGGTCGGCGCGATTATCGTGCTGCGGATCGTGTGGGGTTTTGTCGGTCCGCAGCACGCGCGGTTTAGCGACTTCCTCTACCGGCCGGGCGTCATCATCGGTTATCTCGGCGCCCTGGTGCGCTTGCGCGGCCGCCGCTACCTCGGCCACAGCCCGGCCGGCGGCGCCATGGTCATCCTGCTCCTGGCGGGACTGCTGGGTACGGTAGGCTCCGGGGTGTGGCTCTACGCCGTCGAGGACAATCGCGGCCCGCTTGCCGGGATCGTGAGCACTGCCGCCCCACCGACGACGTCCGCCGGCGGTTACCGAGACGGCGGTGACGAGGAACACGACGACCGAGACGACCACGACGGCGGCCGTCAAAGCCACGACTCAGATACCCTCGAAGAGATCCACGAAGTCCTTGCCAACCTCACGTTGATCTTGGTGTTTTTGCACATCGGCGGCGTTCTGCTCGCCAGTTTTGTCCATCGCGAAAATCTGCCGCGCGCGATGATCACCGGAACCAAGCGGCGCTAA
- a CDS encoding MBL fold metallo-hydrolase has protein sequence MKPSVRSFFDPATFTITHVVREPGGHHCAIVDPVRDFDPKSGRTATESADAVIDYIRQEKLTVDWILETHAHADHLTAAPYLKEKLGGKTAIGAHIVDVQKVFAGVFNAGPEFATDGSQFDKLFADGETFKIGKMEARVMHTPGHTPACLTYVIGDAAFVGDTLFMPDYGTARCDFPGGDAETLYASIGKVLALPPETRLFMCHDYMPGGREVAWETTVADEKANNLHVHDGIDVATFVKMRTERDKTLDMPVLILPSVQVNMRAGHLPPPEANGLSYLKLPVDAL, from the coding sequence ATGAAACCCAGTGTCCGCTCCTTTTTCGATCCTGCGACGTTCACGATCACCCATGTCGTCCGCGAACCCGGTGGACACCACTGTGCGATCGTCGACCCGGTCCGGGACTTCGACCCCAAGTCGGGCCGCACCGCCACCGAATCGGCCGACGCGGTCATCGACTATATCCGCCAGGAGAAACTGACTGTCGACTGGATCCTGGAAACCCACGCCCACGCCGACCATCTGACCGCTGCGCCCTATCTCAAAGAAAAGCTCGGCGGCAAAACGGCGATCGGCGCCCACATCGTTGATGTCCAGAAAGTCTTCGCAGGCGTGTTCAACGCTGGGCCGGAGTTCGCAACCGACGGCAGTCAGTTCGACAAGCTCTTTGCCGACGGCGAGACGTTCAAGATCGGCAAAATGGAAGCCCGGGTCATGCACACCCCAGGACATACGCCCGCCTGCCTCACCTATGTCATCGGCGATGCCGCCTTCGTGGGCGACACGCTGTTCATGCCCGACTACGGGACGGCGCGGTGCGATTTCCCCGGCGGCGACGCTGAAACGCTGTACGCCTCGATTGGCAAGGTGCTGGCCCTGCCGCCCGAAACCCGCCTGTTCATGTGCCACGACTATATGCCGGGGGGCCGCGAGGTCGCCTGGGAAACGACCGTGGCCGACGAAAAGGCCAACAACCTCCATGTCCACGACGGCATCGATGTGGCCACTTTCGTCAAGATGCGCACCGAACGCGACAAGACCCTCGACATGCCGGTGCTGATCTTGCCCAGTGTCCAGGTCAACATGCGCGCCGGTCACCTACCGCCACCGGAAGCGAACGGTCTTTCCTACCTCAAACTCCCCGTCGACGCGCTGTAA
- a CDS encoding metalloregulator ArsR/SmtB family transcription factor → MNIKKMEQSAAQASALMRALGHEKRLLILCHLTDGEVSVGELARRVDLPQSPLSQHLARLRKDNLVETRRDAQTIYYRLSSTVAKKVIKILYKTYCG, encoded by the coding sequence CTGAATATAAAAAAGATGGAACAGTCTGCAGCGCAGGCGAGCGCCCTTATGCGCGCGCTCGGTCACGAAAAACGGCTGCTGATCTTGTGTCATTTGACCGACGGTGAAGTATCGGTCGGCGAGCTCGCCCGCCGCGTTGATTTGCCGCAATCGCCGCTGTCCCAGCATCTCGCAAGGCTGCGCAAGGACAATTTGGTGGAAACCAGGCGCGACGCCCAGACGATCTATTACCGTCTGAGCAGCACTGTCGCGAAGAAAGTCATCAAGATCCTCTACAAGACCTACTGCGGCTGA
- a CDS encoding quinone oxidoreductase, with product MVKALRAARAGGPEVLEWADVEVGDPGPGEVRLRHGAIGVNYIDTYHREGIYPGSAFPRILGVEGAGDVVAVGPGVKGIKAGDRVCYPLAPGGYCEERLIKADLLVPVPDDVSDDQAAAAITKGITVHHLFTRVRPVKAGDWILFHAAAGGVGAFACQWAKHIGAKLIGTVSTEAKAKLATSLGAAHIIDYTKDDFVARVKEITGGAGVAAVYDGIGGGNPKKSAACLATYGTLCTFGAASGPSTLTIDDLPQSVLYTKGSIATLLGRLDEARASAAAFFDLVAKGAIKIEVNHTYALKDGAQAHIDLQGRKTTGSIVLKP from the coding sequence ATGGTCAAGGCATTGCGCGCCGCCCGCGCCGGCGGACCCGAGGTTCTGGAATGGGCCGATGTCGAGGTCGGCGACCCCGGTCCGGGCGAGGTTCGCCTGCGCCACGGCGCGATCGGCGTGAACTATATCGACACCTATCACCGCGAGGGGATCTATCCGGGCTCGGCCTTCCCCCGCATCCTAGGGGTCGAGGGTGCCGGCGATGTTGTGGCCGTCGGGCCTGGCGTCAAAGGTATCAAGGCCGGCGACCGCGTGTGTTATCCGCTTGCGCCGGGCGGCTATTGCGAGGAACGCCTGATCAAGGCCGACCTGCTGGTTCCGGTACCGGACGACGTTTCGGACGACCAGGCCGCCGCCGCCATCACCAAGGGGATCACCGTCCACCACCTGTTTACCCGGGTGCGGCCCGTCAAGGCGGGCGACTGGATCCTGTTCCACGCCGCCGCCGGCGGGGTCGGGGCGTTCGCCTGTCAGTGGGCCAAACATATCGGCGCCAAGCTGATCGGCACGGTCTCGACCGAGGCCAAGGCGAAACTCGCCACTAGCCTCGGGGCCGCGCACATCATCGACTACACCAAGGACGACTTCGTCGCGCGGGTCAAAGAGATCACCGGCGGCGCGGGCGTCGCGGCGGTCTATGACGGCATCGGCGGCGGCAACCCGAAGAAGTCGGCGGCTTGCCTGGCGACCTACGGCACGCTCTGCACCTTCGGGGCGGCATCGGGACCGTCGACCTTGACCATCGACGACCTGCCGCAATCGGTGCTCTACACCAAGGGATCGATCGCAACGTTGTTGGGACGGCTCGACGAGGCGCGGGCCTCGGCTGCGGCGTTCTTCGATCTCGTGGCCAAGGGCGCGATCAAGATCGAGGTCAACCATACCTATGCGCTGAAGGACGGCGCCCAGGCCCACATCGACCTCCAGGGGCGCAAGACCACCGGCTCGATCGTCCTGAAACCCTAA
- a CDS encoding dienelactone hydrolase family protein, whose product MGQEIQIKGRDGNFMGYLATPESGKGPGIICIQEVFGVNTWMRNIADDLAKQGYVALVPDLFWRLEPGVQINGEGEADFAKAFDLYGRFDVEKGIADIQDSIAALRGHHGASNKVGTVGFCLGGFLAYMSSVRTDANANVGYYGVGIEGKLGEAANMKSPLMLHIAVEDQFVPKDAQKKVHDGLAGNPKVAIFDYDGQDHAFARKGGDAYRREAAELAESRTLDFFKQHLG is encoded by the coding sequence ATGGGTCAGGAAATCCAGATCAAAGGCCGGGACGGCAATTTTATGGGCTATCTCGCGACGCCAGAAAGCGGCAAGGGCCCCGGCATCATATGCATCCAAGAAGTGTTCGGTGTGAACACCTGGATGCGCAACATCGCCGACGATCTCGCCAAGCAGGGCTACGTCGCGCTGGTGCCGGACCTGTTTTGGCGGCTCGAACCCGGCGTCCAGATCAACGGCGAAGGCGAAGCGGATTTCGCTAAGGCATTCGACCTTTACGGCCGCTTCGATGTCGAAAAGGGCATCGCCGATATTCAGGATAGCATCGCCGCCCTGCGCGGCCACCACGGCGCCAGCAACAAAGTCGGCACCGTCGGGTTCTGCCTTGGCGGCTTCCTCGCCTACATGTCTTCGGTTCGCACCGATGCCAACGCCAACGTCGGCTATTACGGCGTCGGCATTGAAGGCAAGCTCGGCGAAGCGGCCAACATGAAGAGCCCCTTGATGTTGCACATCGCGGTCGAAGACCAATTCGTACCCAAGGATGCGCAAAAGAAAGTGCACGACGGCCTAGCCGGCAATCCGAAGGTCGCGATCTTCGACTATGACGGTCAGGACCACGCCTTTGCCCGCAAAGGCGGCGATGCCTACCGCAGGGAAGCCGCCGAACTCGCGGAATCGCGCACGCTCGACTTCTTCAAGCAGCACCTCGGTTAA
- a CDS encoding methylated-DNA--[protein]-cysteine S-methyltransferase: MTPAPQLSYNSPVGDLTVSEDNGVIVALDFGRGMTQTHTPLLDEAAKQLAAYFDGALTRFDLPLAPHGTAFQHKVWDLMCAIPYGATRAYADLARDLSSAPRAIGGACGANPIPVFIPCHRVLAAGGKLGGYSGGEGLDTKIALLRLEGALAL; the protein is encoded by the coding sequence ATGACCCCCGCGCCGCAGCTTTCCTACAACTCGCCCGTTGGCGACCTGACGGTCAGCGAAGACAACGGCGTGATCGTCGCGCTCGACTTCGGGCGCGGGATGACGCAAACGCATACGCCGTTGCTCGACGAAGCGGCAAAACAACTCGCGGCTTATTTCGATGGCGCATTGACACGGTTTGACCTGCCCCTCGCGCCCCACGGCACAGCCTTCCAACACAAGGTATGGGACCTGATGTGCGCCATTCCCTACGGTGCCACGCGCGCCTATGCCGACCTCGCTCGCGATCTGTCGAGCGCGCCGCGCGCAATCGGCGGGGCCTGCGGCGCGAACCCGATTCCGGTGTTTATTCCCTGCCACCGCGTGTTGGCCGCCGGCGGCAAGCTCGGCGGGTATTCCGGCGGCGAAGGCCTGGACACCAAGATCGCCCTGCTCAGGCTCGAGGGCGCGCTCGCGCTCTAG
- a CDS encoding thioredoxin domain-containing protein: MTNRLADETSPYLQQHKDNPVHWWPWGEEALKAARDQDKPILLSIGYAACHWCHVMAHESFESPDIAAVMNARFINVKVDREERPDIDTIYMNALHMLGEQGGWPLTMFLTPTAEPYWGGTYFPPEPRFGRPGFPQVLEAMANAWANDKDAVAKNTTALVEGLQKLARTPASDDTPTLTPDLLNNMAARLMESVDMTLGGVGTAPKFPHTFALEFLWRAHRRTGDASFAEAVQVSLDQMAQGGIYDHVGGGYARYATDAAWLVPHFEKMLYDNAELIDLMTQVWQHTGSRLYEARIRETVGWTLREMIANGGGFAASLDADSEGEEGKYYVWSEAEIDATLGVDAPMFKEVFGVTAGGNWEGKNILNRSHGMALHDPQFEGDLARLCNVLYETRERRVRPGWDDKVLADWNGLMIAALARAAAVFGEPGWLVAAERAWTFITDKMDVANRLWHAARDGKVRNAGMLEDYANMAQASLALFETTGAATYLERAKAWTATLDAFFWDADQGGYFQTASDGEALIARPRNAADNAVPSGNGTMVGVLGRLYFHTGDDAYRDRAHKLIDTFTPEIARNFFGLTTFLNNVDLWMNPVQVAIIGRRNDAATKALIAEAYALAAPNLVLSVIAPDDALPSNHPAAGKTQKDTKATAYVCIGETCSLPVTDAAKLGEAVPA; the protein is encoded by the coding sequence ATGACCAATCGCCTCGCCGACGAAACCAGCCCCTATCTGCAACAGCACAAGGACAATCCCGTGCACTGGTGGCCGTGGGGCGAAGAAGCGCTCAAGGCTGCGCGCGACCAGGACAAACCGATCCTGCTGTCGATCGGTTACGCGGCGTGCCATTGGTGCCACGTGATGGCTCACGAAAGTTTCGAATCGCCGGACATCGCGGCGGTGATGAACGCGCGCTTCATCAACGTCAAGGTCGACCGCGAAGAACGGCCCGACATCGACACGATCTATATGAATGCACTGCACATGCTGGGCGAACAGGGCGGCTGGCCGCTCACCATGTTTCTCACGCCTACGGCCGAGCCCTACTGGGGCGGCACCTATTTTCCGCCCGAGCCGCGCTTCGGTCGGCCCGGCTTTCCCCAAGTGCTGGAGGCGATGGCCAACGCCTGGGCCAACGACAAAGACGCCGTCGCCAAGAACACCACGGCCCTGGTCGAGGGGTTGCAGAAACTGGCCCGCACCCCCGCGAGCGACGACACCCCGACGCTTACACCCGATCTCCTGAACAACATGGCGGCCCGCCTGATGGAATCGGTCGACATGACCTTGGGCGGCGTCGGAACCGCACCGAAATTTCCCCATACCTTCGCGTTGGAGTTCCTGTGGCGCGCCCATCGGCGCACCGGCGATGCGTCCTTCGCCGAGGCGGTCCAGGTTTCGCTCGACCAGATGGCGCAAGGCGGCATCTACGATCATGTCGGCGGCGGCTATGCGCGCTACGCCACGGACGCCGCGTGGCTTGTGCCGCACTTCGAAAAGATGCTCTACGACAACGCTGAGCTGATCGATTTGATGACGCAGGTCTGGCAACACACGGGCTCGCGCCTTTATGAAGCGCGCATTCGCGAGACCGTCGGTTGGACTTTGCGCGAAATGATTGCCAATGGCGGCGGCTTTGCCGCGTCGCTCGATGCCGATTCTGAAGGCGAAGAAGGAAAGTACTACGTCTGGAGCGAAGCCGAGATCGACGCGACGCTGGGCGTCGACGCGCCAATGTTCAAGGAAGTCTTCGGCGTCACCGCCGGCGGCAATTGGGAAGGCAAGAACATCCTCAACCGCAGCCACGGGATGGCCCTGCACGATCCGCAATTCGAGGGCGACCTCGCGCGCCTGTGCAACGTTCTCTACGAAACCCGCGAACGGCGCGTGCGGCCGGGCTGGGACGACAAAGTATTGGCCGATTGGAACGGTCTGATGATCGCCGCACTGGCGCGCGCCGCAGCGGTGTTCGGCGAACCCGGTTGGCTGGTCGCGGCTGAACGCGCCTGGACGTTCATCACCGACAAAATGGACGTCGCCAACCGGCTGTGGCATGCCGCGCGCGACGGCAAGGTGCGCAACGCCGGCATGCTCGAGGACTACGCCAACATGGCGCAGGCGTCGCTCGCCTTATTCGAAACGACCGGCGCCGCGACATATCTGGAACGCGCGAAGGCGTGGACCGCCACGCTCGACGCCTTCTTTTGGGATGCCGACCAGGGCGGCTATTTCCAAACCGCGTCCGACGGCGAAGCGTTGATCGCCCGCCCGCGCAATGCCGCCGACAACGCGGTGCCCTCGGGCAACGGCACCATGGTCGGCGTACTGGGACGGCTTTACTTCCACACCGGTGACGACGCCTACCGCGACCGCGCGCACAAACTGATCGACACCTTCACGCCTGAGATCGCGCGCAATTTTTTCGGCCTCACGACGTTCCTCAACAATGTCGATCTATGGATGAATCCCGTGCAAGTCGCCATCATCGGCCGCCGCAACGACGCCGCGACCAAGGCGTTGATCGCCGAAGCCTATGCGCTGGCGGCGCCCAACCTGGTGCTATCGGTGATCGCACCGGACGACGCGCTACCGTCCAACCATCCCGCTGCGGGCAAGACGCAGAAGGACACCAAAGCCACAGCCTATGTCTGCATCGGCGAAACCTGTTCGTTGCCGGTGACCGATGCCGCTAAGCTGGGCGAGGCGGTGCCGGCATAG
- a CDS encoding DUF6489 family protein yields the protein MKIHFDIDCTPEEARAFLGLPDVSGLQANVVAKLRERLLANIDSMEPDALLKTWMPAGIEGWEKMVKGFWDQMGAAPGETKKSK from the coding sequence ATGAAGATTCATTTCGACATCGACTGCACCCCGGAGGAGGCACGCGCTTTTCTGGGTTTACCGGATGTCTCCGGTCTGCAGGCCAACGTTGTCGCCAAACTGCGCGAGCGCCTGCTCGCCAACATCGACAGCATGGAACCCGACGCCTTGCTCAAGACCTGGATGCCGGCGGGCATCGAGGGGTGGGAAAAGATGGTCAAGGGTTTTTGGGATCAGATGGGCGCCGCACCGGGCGAGACGAAGAAGAGCAAATAA
- a CDS encoding (2Fe-2S) ferredoxin domain-containing protein → MDDTVNDTSVDGTAAAQQPYYNKHVFCCMNQRDAAHPRGCCMEKGGAELRAYMKDRARELKLKRVRINQAGCLDRCELGPTMVIYPEGIWYTYTTKEDVDEILQSHFVEGRVVTRLMLQPDQKEL, encoded by the coding sequence ATGGATGACACCGTGAACGACACCTCGGTCGATGGGACGGCGGCGGCTCAACAGCCCTACTACAACAAGCACGTCTTTTGTTGCATGAACCAGCGCGACGCTGCGCACCCGCGCGGCTGCTGCATGGAAAAGGGTGGCGCCGAACTGCGCGCCTATATGAAAGACCGGGCACGCGAATTGAAACTCAAACGGGTGCGGATCAACCAAGCAGGCTGCCTTGACCGCTGCGAACTTGGTCCGACGATGGTCATCTACCCCGAAGGCATTTGGTACACCTACACCACCAAGGAAGACGTCGACGAAATCCTGCAATCGCATTTCGTCGAGGGCCGGGTGGTGACGCGCTTGATGCTCCAACCCGACCAGAAAGAGCTGTAG
- the mnmE gene encoding tRNA uridine-5-carboxymethylaminomethyl(34) synthesis GTPase MnmE, translating into MTHSDTIFALSSGQGRAGVAVIRLSGPGAGAAVAALSGAPPGPPRTMVLRDLRGPDGAQVDRAMVVWFGAPRSVTGEDVVEFHVHGGRAVVAAVLGALAQVTGCRPAVAGEFTRRAFDNGKLDLTQVEGLADLIDAETEGQRRQALRQMEGALGALYDSWRTRLMRALAHLEADIDFPDEDLPGHVPEALARDLAGLAGEMRAHLDDKGIGERTRGGIQVAILGAPNVGKSSILNRLAKRDAAIVAATAGTTRDVVEVQLDIAGLPVTLADTAGLRDAGDAVEREGIRRAERRAAEADVKIAVFDAQAWPYRDEATAAVVDAATLVVVNKVDLAKTTSDDASVIGVSAATGVGFDDLIAALKARVGAVANDAVEAPPLTRLRHRQAVGESLAALTRATAAVAAELRAEDMRLAARALGRITGRVDVEDLLDVIFRDFCIGK; encoded by the coding sequence ATGACTCACAGCGACACCATCTTTGCTTTATCGAGCGGCCAGGGACGCGCAGGGGTTGCGGTGATTCGGCTCTCCGGGCCGGGTGCCGGCGCGGCGGTGGCGGCCTTGAGCGGTGCGCCGCCGGGACCGCCCCGCACGATGGTGCTGCGGGATCTTCGTGGGCCGGATGGAGCACAGGTCGACCGGGCGATGGTCGTGTGGTTTGGCGCACCGCGCAGCGTGACGGGCGAGGATGTGGTCGAGTTCCATGTTCACGGTGGGCGGGCGGTGGTTGCGGCAGTGCTCGGTGCCCTGGCCCAGGTGACCGGTTGCCGGCCGGCGGTGGCGGGGGAGTTTACCCGCCGTGCCTTCGACAACGGCAAGCTCGATCTCACACAAGTCGAGGGACTGGCCGATCTGATCGATGCCGAGACGGAGGGCCAACGCCGCCAGGCGCTGCGGCAAATGGAGGGCGCGTTGGGCGCGCTCTACGATTCCTGGCGGACGCGGTTGATGCGGGCGCTGGCGCACCTCGAGGCCGACATCGATTTCCCCGACGAGGATTTGCCCGGGCATGTGCCAGAGGCCTTGGCCCGCGATCTTGCCGGGTTGGCCGGGGAGATGCGCGCCCATCTCGACGACAAGGGCATCGGGGAGCGCACCCGCGGCGGCATCCAGGTCGCGATTCTGGGTGCCCCAAACGTCGGAAAATCTAGTATTCTCAATAGGTTAGCGAAACGCGACGCGGCGATTGTCGCGGCCACCGCCGGCACCACGCGCGACGTCGTCGAGGTCCAGCTCGACATTGCTGGGTTACCGGTGACGCTCGCCGACACCGCCGGCCTGCGCGATGCAGGCGACGCGGTCGAGCGTGAGGGCATTCGCCGCGCCGAACGCCGGGCCGCCGAGGCTGACGTCAAGATTGCGGTGTTCGATGCGCAGGCCTGGCCGTACCGCGATGAGGCGACGGCGGCGGTGGTTGATGCCGCAACGCTCGTCGTGGTGAACAAAGTCGATTTGGCTAAGACGACGAGCGACGATGCGAGTGTGATCGGCGTGTCAGCCGCGACTGGTGTGGGCTTCGACGATTTGATCGCCGCGCTTAAGGCGCGGGTGGGGGCGGTCGCAAATGACGCCGTCGAGGCGCCGCCGCTGACCCGATTGCGGCATCGCCAAGCGGTGGGCGAGTCCCTCGCAGCCTTGACCCGCGCGACCGCCGCGGTGGCCGCCGAACTACGGGCCGAAGATATGCGCTTGGCCGCGCGGGCGCTGGGGCGGATCACCGGGCGGGTCGATGTGGAAGACCTGCTCGATGTAATCTTTCGGGATTTCTGCATCGGCAAGTAG